One window of the Runella slithyformis DSM 19594 genome contains the following:
- a CDS encoding SusC/RagA family TonB-linked outer membrane protein, with protein sequence MKFLPFKFLLRYSLLLLLGTQYAFSQSLTVKGRVNAENGEGLPGVSIIAVGTPIGTTTDKDGNYSISNVKSDAKLSFSYIGYLSVTETVGNRSKIDVVLKLDTKLLEDVVVVGYGTVKKSDLTGAVSSIKAAELKVTPIANFVQGLQARASGVQVTQNSGAPGGSISVRIRGNNSISGSSEPLYVVDGFPISGGDNPVAGGGSGFGNDNGNRLSVLSTLNPNDIESIEVLKDASATAVYGTRGANGVVLITTKRGKAGQTRVTYEGYAGQQQIRKTLDLMNASEFAALENELTGQNLFPNPAQLGEGTDWQKEIFQKGGMQSHQLSFSGGTEKSLFNVSMNYFDQNGIIINSNFKRGSIRVNLDNQVSRNFKIGTSLTYTYSVNNGAVSSTLADGTGGGIVLSALYAPPTESPRDAQGRPTMFTGRYLDFNNPIAVASEVLNRNTTRRLLGNIFADWTIAKDLTYRASFGGDLISDTRDSYVTRFVRAGATVNGTGGRGNNNTNTILHESLLNYHKTLGVHDFNVTGVFSTQSQTQVTDAMSGQQFPNDLVFNDNLGQASILSIGSNKQQWRLDSYTGRINYNLKSKYLLTLTARVDGSSRFGANNKYGFFPSVAGAWRISEEKFMQNQKLFSDMKLRVSYGITGNADIPLYNSLARLSSVGNYNFNNTRNIGILSANIANPDLRWEKSGQADIGLDFGMLNNRLQFTIDAYQKKTTDLLLSRSVALSSGYGSVFGNFGAVENKGIEFSVTANIANNSNFKWDINGNISANRNKLTLIDGTRTEIIPGDGGGSVGPFTNNSILKVGQPLGSFYGYIFDGLYQTGENIPTGRVAGNIRYKDLNGDGAISAADQQIIGDPNPDYYFGITNNLKYKGFDLSVFVQGVQGGQIFYVQRLRMEGGAAGFNQFATMVNRWTPTNPSNYYPRVAQGQRINQSDVLIEDGSFVRFKNATLGYTVPAKGKLSWLNNARLYVSANNFLTLTKYSGYDPEVNTAGQNNLNLGVDNIGYPIAKSLIAGLQITF encoded by the coding sequence ATGAAATTTTTACCATTTAAATTTTTACTGAGGTATTCCCTGCTATTACTGTTGGGAACTCAATATGCCTTTTCACAATCGCTGACGGTGAAAGGAAGAGTGAACGCCGAAAATGGGGAGGGCTTGCCGGGGGTAAGTATCATTGCCGTGGGTACACCGATCGGTACTACAACCGATAAAGACGGAAATTATAGTATCTCCAATGTAAAATCCGATGCAAAATTGAGCTTTAGCTACATCGGATACCTCTCCGTGACCGAAACAGTCGGTAATCGTTCAAAAATTGACGTCGTTTTAAAACTTGATACTAAGCTGTTGGAAGATGTAGTGGTGGTAGGCTACGGTACGGTCAAAAAAAGTGATTTGACCGGCGCCGTCTCTTCCATCAAAGCGGCCGAGTTGAAAGTAACTCCCATTGCCAACTTTGTGCAGGGCTTACAGGCCCGTGCTTCGGGAGTGCAGGTTACCCAAAACTCAGGGGCACCGGGAGGGAGTATCAGCGTCAGAATCCGGGGGAACAATTCAATCAGCGGCAGCAGCGAGCCGCTCTATGTGGTGGATGGCTTCCCGATTTCGGGCGGAGACAACCCCGTGGCAGGTGGCGGGAGCGGCTTTGGGAACGACAATGGAAACCGCCTTTCGGTACTGTCAACGCTGAACCCCAACGATATTGAATCCATTGAAGTACTGAAAGATGCTTCGGCTACAGCCGTTTACGGTACACGCGGTGCCAATGGTGTGGTACTTATCACCACCAAAAGGGGTAAAGCAGGTCAAACCCGGGTAACGTATGAAGGCTATGCCGGCCAACAGCAGATTCGTAAGACCCTGGACTTGATGAATGCCTCGGAGTTTGCGGCTTTAGAAAACGAACTGACAGGCCAAAACCTTTTTCCCAATCCTGCACAACTCGGGGAAGGAACCGATTGGCAAAAAGAAATTTTCCAAAAAGGCGGAATGCAAAGTCATCAACTGTCTTTTTCGGGCGGGACTGAAAAATCGCTTTTCAACGTTTCGATGAATTATTTTGACCAAAACGGTATCATCATTAATTCAAATTTCAAACGGGGGTCGATTCGGGTCAATCTGGACAATCAGGTAAGCAGAAACTTTAAGATCGGCACAAGCCTGACGTATACGTATTCCGTCAATAACGGGGCCGTTTCCTCTACGCTGGCCGATGGTACGGGTGGTGGAATTGTACTTTCGGCACTTTACGCCCCACCGACCGAATCGCCGCGTGATGCTCAGGGAAGACCCACCATGTTTACCGGAAGATACCTCGATTTTAACAATCCCATAGCAGTGGCGAGCGAAGTCCTCAATCGTAATACAACCCGTCGCTTATTGGGTAATATTTTTGCCGATTGGACCATTGCCAAAGATCTTACCTACCGGGCGTCTTTTGGGGGAGATTTGATAAGCGATACCCGCGATTCTTACGTAACCCGTTTTGTAAGGGCGGGGGCAACGGTCAACGGAACAGGTGGACGCGGCAACAATAACACCAATACCATTCTGCACGAAAGTTTGCTCAATTACCACAAGACGCTGGGCGTTCATGATTTCAACGTGACGGGGGTATTTTCGACCCAAAGCCAAACGCAGGTAACCGACGCTATGTCGGGCCAGCAATTTCCGAATGATTTGGTATTCAACGATAACCTCGGACAGGCTTCAATTCTCAGCATTGGAAGTAATAAACAACAGTGGCGTTTGGACTCCTACACGGGTCGGATTAATTATAATTTAAAAAGTAAATATCTGCTTACCCTCACTGCCCGCGTAGATGGTTCGAGTCGCTTTGGAGCAAACAACAAATACGGGTTTTTTCCTTCGGTCGCCGGTGCCTGGCGGATTTCAGAAGAAAAATTCATGCAAAACCAGAAGCTTTTCAGCGACATGAAACTGCGGGTGAGCTACGGCATAACGGGTAATGCCGATATTCCGCTGTATAACTCATTGGCGCGTTTGAGTTCAGTCGGTAACTACAATTTTAACAATACCCGAAACATTGGAATCCTGTCGGCCAATATTGCCAACCCTGACCTTCGCTGGGAAAAAAGCGGACAGGCCGATATTGGTTTAGACTTTGGTATGCTCAACAACCGCCTTCAGTTTACGATTGACGCCTATCAGAAGAAGACCACCGACTTGCTTTTGTCCCGTTCGGTAGCGTTGTCGTCGGGCTATGGTTCGGTATTCGGTAACTTTGGGGCGGTTGAAAACAAAGGGATTGAGTTTTCCGTCACGGCAAACATTGCCAATAATTCAAATTTTAAATGGGACATCAACGGAAATATCTCGGCCAACCGAAACAAACTGACGTTGATTGACGGTACGCGTACTGAAATCATTCCGGGCGACGGCGGCGGGTCGGTGGGGCCGTTTACCAACAACAGTATTTTGAAAGTAGGCCAACCGCTCGGCTCATTTTACGGCTATATTTTTGATGGACTTTATCAAACGGGCGAAAACATCCCGACGGGCAGAGTGGCTGGAAATATTCGTTACAAAGATCTTAACGGCGATGGGGCTATTTCGGCGGCTGACCAGCAAATCATTGGCGACCCCAACCCGGATTATTATTTCGGTATTACCAATAACCTGAAATACAAAGGGTTTGATTTGAGTGTTTTTGTACAAGGTGTACAGGGAGGTCAGATTTTTTATGTACAACGCCTCCGAATGGAAGGTGGTGCAGCCGGATTCAATCAATTTGCCACAATGGTCAATCGCTGGACACCCACCAACCCAAGCAATTATTATCCCAGAGTGGCGCAGGGACAGCGCATCAATCAATCGGATGTATTGATTGAAGACGGTTCTTTTGTGCGGTTTAAAAATGCGACCCTGGGCTATACCGTTCCTGCAAAAGGCAAGCTGTCGTGGCTCAACAACGCACGTTTGTACGTAAGTGCCAACAATTTCCTGACCTTGACCAAGTACTCCGGCTACGACCCGGAAGTGAACACCGCCGGACAAAATAACCTCAATTTGGGCGTTGACAACATTGGCTATCCCATTGCCAAATCTCTGATCGCCGGTTTACAAATCACTTTTTAA